A region of Moorena producens PAL-8-15-08-1 DNA encodes the following proteins:
- a CDS encoding type II toxin-antitoxin system HicB family antitoxin — protein sequence MKIKAVIWQEDGVWCGSVPALPGCHTWGESYEHLIEMLEEAVQGWIEVASEREEFEPDKQLVELSL from the coding sequence ATGAAGATTAAAGCAGTTATTTGGCAAGAGGATGGGGTGTGGTGTGGCTCAGTTCCAGCACTACCTGGATGTCATACATGGGGCGAAAGCTACGAACACCTTATAGAAATGCTTGAAGAAGCTGTCCAGGGTTGGATTGAGGTGGCGAGCGAAAGAGAAGAGTTTGAGCCTGATAAGCAGTTAGTTGAGCTATCCCTATGA
- a CDS encoding type II toxin-antitoxin system HicA family toxin, whose translation MKSISGKTLCKIVEKRGWVLKRINSSHHIYSKKGVQAILSIPVHGNRDLPTGILSKLMRDANLSEEDLSK comes from the coding sequence ATGAAGTCTATATCTGGCAAGACTCTCTGCAAAATTGTTGAGAAGCGAGGATGGGTTCTCAAACGAATCAATAGTAGTCATCACATTTATAGCAAGAAGGGTGTTCAAGCTATTCTCTCTATCCCTGTTCATGGTAACCGAGATTTACCGACTGGAATTTTAAGTAAGCTCATGAGGGATGCTAATCTAAGCGAAGAAGACTTGAGCAAGTGA
- a CDS encoding oxidoreductase: protein MANGKSKVALITGASSGMGKEMAKSLLKDGLTVVVAARSVEKMADLRELGAHPLRMDITDEASIQAAVNEIQDTYGKVDVLVNNAGFGCYGTVEETSIDDARYQFEVNIFGLARLTQLLLPKMREARSGKIINISSMGGKMYTPLGAWYHASKHALEGWSDCLRLELAAFNIDVVIIEPGIIRTAFGNVLMGPMLERSGNGPYAKLANSVAKATEKSYNSGSGSSPKVITDIVSKAVKARKPKTRYVAGQFAAPMIFIRKWFGD from the coding sequence ATGGCAAATGGTAAATCCAAAGTCGCACTGATTACCGGGGCATCATCGGGTATGGGCAAAGAAATGGCCAAATCTCTGCTGAAGGATGGTCTGACCGTGGTAGTGGCGGCACGTAGTGTCGAGAAAATGGCTGACCTTAGAGAGTTGGGTGCTCACCCGCTGCGTATGGACATCACCGATGAGGCAAGTATCCAGGCTGCCGTGAATGAAATTCAAGATACTTATGGCAAGGTCGATGTTCTAGTCAATAATGCTGGCTTTGGATGCTATGGGACAGTGGAGGAGACCTCTATTGATGATGCCCGCTACCAGTTCGAGGTCAACATCTTCGGCCTTGCCCGACTGACCCAGTTGTTGTTACCAAAGATGCGAGAAGCTCGCTCGGGCAAGATCATTAATATTAGTTCGATGGGTGGCAAGATGTATACACCCCTGGGAGCTTGGTATCATGCCTCTAAGCACGCCCTCGAAGGTTGGTCAGACTGTCTGAGATTAGAACTGGCTGCCTTTAATATAGATGTTGTGATCATTGAACCTGGTATTATCCGAACCGCATTTGGGAATGTACTTATGGGTCCAATGCTGGAGCGGTCGGGAAATGGCCCCTATGCTAAACTGGCCAACAGTGTTGCCAAGGCCACCGAAAAATCCTACAACAGCGGTAGCGGTTCCTCTCCAAAGGTGATTACCGATATTGTCTCGAAGGCGGTTAAAGCACGCAAACCAAAAACTCGCTATGTTGCCGGTCAATTTGCAGCACCAATGATCTTCATCCGAAAGTGGTTTGGCGATTGA
- the iscB gene encoding RNA-guided endonuclease IscB has protein sequence MRVFVLNKNRQPLDPCKPARARILLSAGKAKVYRRYPFTIILTEEIKNPVTHEHQLKIDPGAKTTGLAIIQGQRVIWGAELTHRGFQIRDNLTSRRQLRRSRRSRKTRYRKPRFSNRTRPKGWLAPSLTSRVQNILTWVKKLIRFCPVTGISQELVRFDTQKLQNPEISGIEYQQGTLYGYELREYLLEKWNRKCAYCGATGTQLEIEHIKPKSRGGSNRVSNLTIACHSCNQAKSNQDIELFLSKKPSLLKRILRQAKRPLADAASVNITRWKLYYDLKSIGLPVEVGSGGLTKFNRCRQSLPKAHWLDAANVGKVETLIIEVTLPLLITAKGHGTRQLCRTNKYGFPIRHCSRIKFHKGFKTGDIVHAVVTKGKKVGTYVGRVATRKSGSFNISTKLGLVQGISHKYCQFIHRKDGYAYGI, from the coding sequence ATGCGTGTCTTTGTACTCAACAAAAACCGACAACCCTTAGATCCATGTAAGCCTGCAAGAGCTAGGATTTTACTTTCGGCAGGAAAAGCAAAGGTCTATCGTCGTTACCCATTCACCATAATTTTGACGGAGGAGATAAAAAATCCAGTAACTCACGAGCATCAATTAAAAATAGATCCTGGTGCTAAAACAACTGGTTTGGCTATTATCCAAGGGCAGCGAGTTATTTGGGGCGCTGAACTTACTCACAGAGGTTTCCAAATCCGAGATAATTTAACTTCTCGTAGGCAGTTAAGGCGGTCTCGGCGAAGTCGTAAAACTCGATACCGTAAGCCCAGATTTTCAAATAGAACTAGACCGAAAGGTTGGTTAGCGCCTAGTTTGACGTCCAGAGTTCAAAATATTTTAACTTGGGTTAAAAAGTTGATTCGATTCTGTCCTGTCACCGGTATATCCCAAGAATTGGTTAGGTTCGACACTCAAAAGCTGCAAAATCCTGAAATATCTGGTATTGAGTACCAACAAGGTACACTTTACGGTTATGAACTTCGCGAATATCTACTTGAAAAATGGAATCGCAAGTGTGCTTATTGTGGGGCAACAGGTACTCAATTAGAAATTGAGCATATTAAGCCTAAATCTAGAGGTGGTTCTAATCGGGTTTCTAATTTAACTATTGCTTGTCATTCATGTAACCAGGCTAAATCCAATCAAGATATTGAACTTTTTCTGTCGAAAAAGCCTAGCCTCCTGAAACGCATACTACGTCAAGCTAAGCGTCCACTGGCTGATGCGGCTTCTGTAAATATAACCCGTTGGAAGCTATATTACGATCTCAAATCAATAGGATTACCTGTTGAAGTAGGTAGCGGTGGATTAACTAAATTCAATAGGTGCCGCCAAAGTCTTCCTAAAGCTCATTGGTTAGATGCAGCAAATGTTGGAAAAGTTGAAACATTGATTATTGAAGTAACCCTACCGTTGCTGATAACAGCCAAAGGACACGGTACTCGTCAGCTCTGTAGAACGAATAAGTATGGATTCCCTATTCGTCATTGCTCCAGAATTAAATTTCACAAAGGTTTTAAAACAGGAGATATTGTTCACGCAGTGGTAACTAAAGGAAAGAAGGTCGGCACTTACGTTGGGCGAGTAGCCACTCGAAAATCAGGATCTTTCAACATCTCAACTAAATTAGGGCTGGTGCAAGGAATCAGTCATAAATATTGTCAATTTATTCACAGAAAAGATGGTTATGCTTATGGGATTTAA